GGACCAATGCCATCGGGACGACGCTTCGCACCAAAGAGCCGATCACTGTTTACGGTCCGGAACACTTTGCTGTTGCCTCGCAGAATTGGGTCTGTTCTGCTGCACCGATAAGAAAGGATGATGGTTCGCTTCTCGGTGTGCTCAATGTGTCAAGCCGGGTGGGAACATGTAAACATGAACACACACTCGGTGCTGTAGCCGCTTCAGCCTATGCTATAGAATACGAATGGCAAAAGCGCCAGAAAGAAGATGAACTTGAACTGATTTCAAAAGCACTGATGCAAGACGATGCTTTTGAATCCTATGTCCTCACCTGCGCTGATGGGCGGGTGATTTACATCCACGCCTCATTGTACGACTTGACTGATTACCGGGATCAGACCATTCAACTCGATACACTGCTCGCTGAAACCGGCCATACCATCACCATGAAAATTCCCGTCTTCTCCGAGAGAGAGGGCCGGCAAATCGGTCACCAGGTTTTTCTTCGAAAACATGTCATTGAGAAGTTTAACAGGCAGATAAAAAAAGTGCGCTTTCAATTTCCCGGAGTCACAGGTGTGAGTGAAGTCTTTGCTCAAGTTCTGGACCAGGCTGCATGCCTCGCAGACGCTGACGTACCCGTGCACTTATCCGGGGAAACCGGAACCGGTAAAGACATGATTGCACGAGCACTCCACGACAACAGTAAAAGGGCCGAAAAACCGTTTGTCGAACTGAACTGCGGTGCAATTCCTGAAAGCCTGATTGCAAGTGAACTTTTCGGCTACGCCCCAGGGGCATTTACAGGTGCCAGAAAAACCGGCTACATCGGAAAATTCGTTGAGGCAGATCAAGGCACACTGTTTCTCGATGAAGTCGGCGAACTCTCCCCTGCCATGCAGGTTGCACTTTTGAAAGTGCTGGATGAACAGCGCTTTATGCCTGTCGGGACAAATGAAGTCAGAAGTTGCGACGTCAGGATTATCACTGCGACGAACCGGGATTTGGTCACACTGGTCCGGGAAGGGTCATTCCGGGAAGATTTGTTTTACCGTCTCTATGCCTTCCCACTTCATCTTCCTGCATTACGGGACCGCCAGGAGGATATCCCGGCCTTCATTCAATGGTACAAACGCCGTCACGAATGGCATGTGCATTGGCCGAAACCTGTCATGGATGAATGGATGGCATACACCTGGCCAGGTAACATCCGCCAGCTGATTCTCTCATTGGACAGGTTAAGGATTTATTATCCTGACTCACTTCCTGATCCTTCAACCATCCGTCAGGTCATCGGTTCGCCGGACCATGAGGGAATCCGGACACCAGCCCCTGTTCAAACGAACATGAACAACCCTGAATACCTGATCAATGAAAAAAATGATGCAGAAAATCAGCTATCCTATGCAGAACAGATTGAAAAAGAAACACTCCTCCACGCATTGAAGGAAGCACACGGTAACCGGGGAAAAGCGATGTCGTTAACCGGTATGCCCCGCAGCACGTTCTATCGGAAACTCAACAAATACAGCCTGATCTGAAAAGACTGTTAAAAATCATTCTCAAAAAGAGATAAATCGGGACAAAATGGGACACTTTATCATTTTGTCCCGATTGTTTATGCACTCACATACCCCTCCCGGTTCGAAGCAGCCTGTAACCCCATATTCGAAAGGATAAAAATTATTTTTTGTAAGCGCTTACTATTGGCATGGATATTGCATACTTTTTAATGTGAACAACTCTTTTAGGAGGTGGTCTGCCCTTTGTGAGGTTTCCTGGCGATCAGTTATTGTTCTATTACGTGTCTGACAGATTCACTTACGAAAAAAGGAGGCAGAACGAATGAAAATTTCTGAGAAAGAAGTCACCGGAATCACGACGGAAAAGGCGCGCTGGATGTATCAGAAAATGCAGGAAATCCGTATGTTTGAGGACCGGGTTCACGATCTGTTCGGAGAAGGAAAATTGCCTGGATTCGTTCACTTGTATGCAGGAGAAGAAGCAGTTGCTGTTGGCGTATGCGCCCACTTCGATAACAAAGACACCATCACCAGTACCCACCGGGGTCATGGCCACTGTATTGCGAAAGGCTGTGAGCTTGACGGAATGATGGCAGAACTTTACGGAAAATCCACCGGGCTGTGTAACGGTAAAGGCGGTTCCATGCATATTGCCGATGTGGAAAAAGGCATGCTCGGAGCCAATGGCATTGTCGGCGGCGGATTTCCGCTGGCTACAGGTGCTGCATTAACCGCAAAACTGAAAAAGACCGGCGGTGTCTCTGCCTGCTTCTTTGGTGATGGTGCCGGCAACCATGGAACATTCCATGAAGGCATTAACCTTTCAGCCATCTGGGATCTTCCGGTACTTTTCGTCGCTGAGAACAATGGGTATGCAGAAGCCACTCCGTTTGAGTATGCGTCTTCTTGCGACAACATTGCCGATCGGGCACAAGGCTATAATATCCCAGGTGAAATCGTCGACGGGAAAGACGTGGTCGCTGTCTATGAAGCAGCTCAGCGCGCCGTTGACCGGGCGCGTAACGGGGAAGGCCCAAGCCTGATTGAATGCAAAACCTACCGGAACTACGGACACTTCGAAGGCGATGCACAGAAATATAAAACCGCTGAAGATAAAGAGCGGCACTTGGGTGAAGACGATGCGATTGTCCGTTTTCGCAGCTACATTTTAGAAAACAGCCTGATGACCGAGGATGAGCTGAACCAAATTGATCAGGATGTGGAAAAAGCTGTGACTCATGCAGTGAGTTTCGCTGAGGAAAGTCCGGATCCGACAATTGAAGATCTGACTACTGACGTTTACGTGAACTACCAGTCTGAATAAAGGAGGAACGAACACATGACAAGACAAATAACTTTTTCCGAAGCGATTCGTGAAGCCATGCAATTGGCGATGCGTAAGGATGAGAATGTCATTTTGATGGGTGAAGACGTAGCCGGTGGTGCTGAAGTGGATCATCTCCAGGACAGTGAAGCCTGGGGCGGAGTCATGGGTGTCACCATGGGGCTCGCCACTGAATTTGGCCGTGACAGGGTACTCGATACGCCGATTGCCGAAGCAGGTTACATGGGCGCTGCGGTCACTTGTGCCGCGACGGGTATGCGTCCGGTTGCAGAGCTGATGTTTAACGACTTCATCGGCAGCTGCCTGGATGAAGTCATGAATCAGGGCGCCAAGCTCCGGTATATGTTCGGCGGGAAAGCGAAAGTACCCCTTGTGGTTCGTACCATGCACGGGGCTGGTTTCCGGGCTGCCGCCCAGCACTCCCAGAGTCTTTACGGTATGTTTACTGCCATTCCTGGGATCAAGGTCGTCGTACCTTCCAACCCATATGACGCAAAAGGTCTTCTCCTTGCCGCCATCGAGGACGATGATCCGGTCATCTTCTTTGAAGATAAGACGCTTTATAACATGAAAGGTGAAGTCCCTGAAGGTTACTACACCGTCCCTCTAGGAAAAGGTGAGGTGAAGCGTGAAGGAACGGATCTCACGATTGTCGGCATTGGTAAGCAAGTGAATACCGCTCTCGATGCAGCCGCCCAGCTTTCAGAAAAGGGATTGAACGTGGAAGTGGTAGATCCAAGGAGCATGTCCCCACTCGATGAACAGATCATTCTGGATTCCGTGATGAAAACGAACCGGCTGATCATTGTCGACGAAGCCAATCCGCGTTGCAACATGGCGACAGACATCGCCGCGATGGTCGCAGACAAAGGATTTGATTTCCTCGATGCGCCGATCAAGCGGATCACTGCTCCGCATTGTCCGGTACCGTTCTCACCGGTACTTGAAGATATGTATTTACCTTCCGCAGATAAAATCATTACCGCCGTCAATGACATGATCGCAGACGACACCACCATGACCGTCTGAATGCCAACGCAGGGTGTGTGTCATGACCACACCCTGTTTTCATGACCAAATCCGCCAATTGAAGACAGGAAGGAGCGTTCAGCATATGGCCAAACAACTTGTCATGCCGAAGATGGGCATGAGTATGGAAGAGGGAACCATCGTTCTCTGGCATAAAAAAGAGGGCGATCCCGTCAAAAAAGGTGAACCCGTTGTATCCATCAGCTCCGAAAAAATTGAAAATGACGTGGAATCTCCGCAGGACGGGTTATTGTTGAAAATCGCTGCGGTAGTGGATGAAACCATCAAAGTCGGTGAAGTCATCGGCGTTGTCGGTCAGGAAGGTGAATCTGCGGATACAGGCGGTCAAAAGCCTGCCAAACAAGAAGAACCTGCCGCTCAAGCCAAGCCCGAACCGGCGAGAGAACAACAGGCTGCTTCGATGAAACAACAGGCTGCTTCAACTGCTGACGAACCGCGCAAACGCATATCACCAGCAGCGAAAAAACTCGCCAAAGAACAAGGCGTTGATCTGAACGATGTCACGGGAACCGGTCCGAAAGGGCGTGTGACCCGGGAGGATATTCTGAAAGCGGCACAAGAAGACACCTCGGATAAGCCGGCAACTGAACAAGTTGCTGCCGGAGAACCTGAAACAGCTCAGGCACCTGCTGAAGCGTTTGAATCAAAACCTTACAGCAACATCCGTAAAGTCATCGGTGAACGGATGAATGACAGCCTTCACCAGTCAGCGCAACTCACGATGATGCGTTATGCCGATGTAACAAGACTGATGGCGTTTCGAAAAGAGACGAACGAATCACTCGCAACCGTCCACGGAGACCGCAAACTCACCGTGACGGATCTCGTCGCCCGGGCCACCGTCCTCGCCTTGAGGAAGCATCCATTTATGAACAGCGCGCTTGTGGACAATACCATCTACGAATACAAACAGGTCCATCTCGGCATTGCCGCATCCATGGAACGCGGTCTCATGGTCCCGGTTGTTAAGGACGCTCACCAGATGAGCACGCTGGCGTTATCGGGTGCGATACGAACGCTTGGTCAAAAAACCAGAGACAATGAACTCGCTCAGGATGAAATGAAAGGTTCCACCTTTACGATTACCAATCTCGGCGCTTCCGGTATTGGTTTCTTTACGCCGATCCTGAACCCGCCCGAAACCGGCATTCTCGGCGTTGGTGCAGGAGAAAAGACCCTCGTCATGAAAGACGGCCAGCCAATAGAAGCGATTCGTCTGCCATTAAGCCTGACCTTCGACCACCGCGTTGTGGATGGTGATCCTGCCAGTCAGTTCCTCGCCACTCTTGTCACACTGCTTGAAGAACCGCATGCCCTGATGACGCTGGACCAGTGGTAAACCATAAAATAATAGCTAGACAAAAGGAGCGATCTCATCATGAAAGCAGCCGTTTGGTATAAAGCAAAAGATCTCAGAGTCGAACAAGTGGACACACCGACGATCAAACAAGAGCATGAGGTAAAAGTAAAAGTCAGCTGTTGCGGCATTTGCGGAAGTGACCTCCACGAATATGCGGCAGGGCCGATCTTTATTCCTGTGAACGACCCCCACCCGATCAGTGGCGACAAAGCCCCGATCATCATGGGGCATGAGTTTGCAGGAGAAGTGGTGGAAGTCGGCTCCAAAGTAAGCCGGGTCAAGGTCGGCGATCATGTCGCCATCGAACCGATTTTGGCTCCATCCAAAGATGGTGCTTATGTCGATGAGAAGTACAACCTCTCCCCATTCCTTGGCTTTCACGGTCTCTCAGGCGGCGGTGGCGGTTTCAGTGAATACACGGTCCTCGGTGAACATATGGTGCACCCTGTTCCGGAAGGATTATCCGCAGAACAAGGGGCACTGGTCGAGCCAGCGGCTGTTGCATTGCATGCCGTCCGCCAAAGCAGTTTGAAAGCCGGTGATACTGCTGCCGTTTTCGGCGCAGGGCCGATTGGACTGATGGTGATCGATGCCTTGAAAGCAGCCGGCGCCTCGACTATTTATGCGGTCGAAGTATCCGCGGCGCGCCTGAAAAAAGCAGAAGAACTTGGCGCGATTGTGATCAATCCGAAAGAAACAGATCCCGTGGCAAAAATCCATGAACTGTCAGGCGGCGGGGTTGATTTCTCCTTCGAAGTCACCGGCATTCCTGCCGTTCTGAAGCAATGTCTGCACAGCACCCATACCGGCGGTGAAATGATCATCGTCAGCATTTGGGAAGAGGAAGCATCTTTCCAGCCAAATGACCTGGTTATTGCCGAACGGACGATGAAAGGGATCATCGCCTACCGGAACATTTATCCGCAGGTGATGGAACTGATGAAACAGGGTTATTTCTCCGGGGATCAGATGATCACATCGCGTATTGGCCTTGATGATGTTGTCGACAAAGGCTTTGAGAAGCTTTTAAACGATAAAAGCCAGGTAAAGATCATCGTGACACCATAAGCTTTCATCACAAAAGAGCTCCGTTGCATATCATACTGCAATGGGGCCCTTTTCTGTTCACATCCCGAGTTCTTTTTTCCGATTCTGTATGGATTGATCCAGATCAACCATCGGCTCAGCATACTTTACATGCATGTTGAGTTTGGCCGGGTCATAGACCACGTGACCTGGCAGCTCTTTGGGCAGATGAAGCCAATAGCGTGCGTAATCCCCGGAAGGGTCATAGCGTTTCCCCTGTCCGATCACGTTAAATGCCCTCAACTCCCGGAGGTCAGTTCCCACTCCGGCCTGATAGGCCCAGTTGCCATAGTTACTCGCCGGATCAAAGTCGATCAGCATCGCTTCAAAGTATGCCGCTCCCCAAAGCCAATCGATTCCTAAGTTCTTCGTCAAAAAGCTTGCAGCGTTCTGCCTGGCCCGGTTGCTCATGAAACCCGTCTGATTGAGTTCAGCCATCGCGGCATCGACCAACGGATACCCGGTGTTTCCCTGCCTCCACTTTTGAAAGGCTTCCTGATCCTGATGCCAAGGGAGACTGTCGTTCAACAAGCCTTGTCTTACAAACAGGCGCTCGTCCGTTGCCCGCATGAGCCACTGGAAATAATCACGCCACAGCAGCTCAAAAAAAAGCCAGTAACTGGAGAGATTTCTGCCATGTTCGGCCTCCACCTTCATCAGCGCCTGATAGACCCGTCTTGGTGAAAGGGCTCCGCGACTGAGCCAGAATGATAATTTAGAACTGTCTTCAAAATCGAAAAGACCATCCCGGGTTTCTTTATAGGTATACACCCCGCCATTTTGACTGACATAGCTGTCGAGCCGATCCAAGCCAGCACGTTCCCCGCCTTGCACAATGCCTTTCTTCCCGTCCAGCCAGCTTTTCATAAAGTCCGGCAAGCTGAAAGTGACCCCTTCTGCTTGTTGATACATCAGAGACACTCTACTTTCCATCTCAGTAAACAGCCCCTGATCTTCTATAGAAAATGCTGAATGCTTTTTCGGAATGCCCAGATATTTCTCCAGTTTCCCCCGGAATGTCGAAAAGGACATCGGGAAATCGCCCAGCTTCACAGGCAGATCTTTTTGTTTGATGAGTGTATGCCCTTCAAAGATGGACCATTTTATTTCCGGATGGCGGTTCATGAGCTGTTCCAGTTCCCTCCTCTCCCATACGCTGGGATGATCCTGTACAAGAACCTCTTCCACACCGTATTCACGAATCGCAAAGGAAACTTCATCCACCACGTCACCAGATCTGATCGTGAACGATATGCCGAGTCTTTGAAGTGCCTTTCCGAGTTCAATGAGACTCTCAGCGAGAAACCTTCGCCGGTTTTGGCCCATTCGATAAACGCCAGGCAAGACCTCCTCATCCTGACGCTCATCATGGATGTAGAGTCCGACAATCCCTGCTTCTTTTTCCATCGCACGGATGAGCGGCCCATGATCGTGAGTCCGTAAATCCTGCCTGTACCAGATCAATTGCATCACTTCTCACTCCCTCGGTGTTGCACTTTTTTCTCCATGTTTGAGTATGCCCCTGATCATCACCGCTTAATCCTGAAAATCAGAGAGCATATTGTTCGATGATGAGCAGGCGATCTGATACAATCCGATACACGAACTGATTCTAAGGAGGCATCGAGCTATGAAAGGTACTGAACGCTTATCAGTTGAAGACATTGACCGCATCGTTGAAATGGCTTGGGAAGACCGGACCCCCTTTGATCTCATCGAATTGCAATTTGGCCTGAAAGAAAAAGAGGTCATTAAACTGATGCGAAAAGAAATGAAATCCTCATCCTTTCGCATGTGGCGAAAGCGAGTGAATGAACGATCCACAAAACACAAAGCACTGCGCTCAAAGGAAGTCAAACGCTTCCGGTCTCCGTTACAGAAAACTCTTACTTATTGATACAACAGAAAAAGTTGTCACGGCTCGTCCGCAAAAAGTCGTCGAAAATAAATTATGTTCACCACTGAGCATTAGACTTGCACATCATTAAGCGATGTTTTACACTATGGACATAGTATTAATTGTGATGCGCATCACAAACAAAATGTCAGTGTGGCGTTTTATTTTTGAGCAGTTAAGTGAATCTTTTCACAACATAAAGGAGGACATCAACATGAAAATCGCAGTCATTGGAAGTACACACGCAGGAACAGCCGCCGTCCGGAATATGGCCCACCTCTATCCGGAAGCTGAGATCCACGTGTATGAACGAAACGATAATGTATCCTTTCTCTCTTGCGGCCTCGCCCTGTATGTCGGCGGTGTCGTGAAGGATGCGCAGGAACTGTTCTATTCTTCACCCGAGGAACTGACAGCCATGGGGATCCACGTTCATATGGAACATGACGTTTCCTCGATTGACACCGATAACCAGACCATTGATGTCGTGGATTTGAACAGTGGCCAAAAACGGACGGATGCATACGACCGCCTCGTTATGGCGACAGGCTCAGCCCCTGTTGTCCCGCCAATTCCGGGTGTTCATCTTGAAAATGTACTCCTCGCCAAAAATTATAATCAGGCGAACCGGATCATTGAGCAATCCAAAAAAGCCGATCGCATCACAGTCGTCGGCGGCGGCTATATAGGCGTTGAACTTGTCGAAGCTTTTCAGGAAGCGGGCAAAAAAGTGACGCTGATTGATGGCGAAAACCGCATCCTTAATAAATATCTCGATAAAGAGTTTACTGATGTCGTCGAAGAGGATTTTGAGGCAAAAGGCATCGACCTCCGCCTCGGTGAATCGGTCACCCGTTTTGAAGGCGACGGAACCATTCAGGCCGTTCACACACAAAACGGGCGCGTCGAAACGGATCTGGTCATACTCTGTGTCGGATTCCGCCCGAATACCGATCTTCTTGCCGGACAGGTGGATATGCTGTCAAACGGCGCGATCACTGTGAATGATTATATGCAGACGAGTCACCCAAACATCTTCGCTGCAGGTGATTGCTGTGCGGTCCGTTACAATCCGACAGGGGAATACACCTACATTCCACTTGCCACAAACGCCGTACGCATGGGAACACTGGTTGCACGAAACATCATGGCACCACAGTCCCGTCACATCGGAACACAGGGGACATCTGGTCTACACATTTTCGGATTGAATATGGCCTCCACAGGCTTAACAGAAACGACAGCAAACATGTTGGGTGCAAATGTGAAAAGCGTCACGATTCATGAAAATCACCGTCCCGAATTTATGCCGACATCTGAAAATGTTCATTTGAAAGTTACCTTCGATCCCGATTCCCGGCGGATCTTAGGTGCTCAAGTCTTATCGAAAGCCGATGTGACACAGTCCATTAATACGTTCAGCCTCGCCGTTCAAACGGGGATGACGATTGATGACCTGGCTTTTGTCGACTTTTTCTTCCAGCCTCATTTTAATCAGCCATGGAATTTCATGAACAAAGCTGGACTTGCAGCTTTTGAATCCCGTGAGCACGCAACCGTATAAGCATTGACGACAACGCCTGACGATTCAGTTCAGGCGTTTTTCCGTGGATAATCCTGATCACAGGTCTTTTTTGAACACAAAGCTTGCCCGCTCATAATCCATATGTTCCACGTAGAAACGGTGCGACTGCGTCCGCTGCAGGCCTGATGACAAAGCAATTTTTTCATAACCGTTGTCCGAAGCCCATTCCTGCACAAACTGCAAGAGAATTTCACCATACCCTTTGGAGCGTTCCTGCTGATCGGTCACAAGATCACAGATCCAGATCGAACGCCCGTCATATAAGTTCGTCATCGGGATGAAGCCCGTGACCGCTAAGAGATAATCATCCACAATCAATCCAAACATCCGGTAGCCGTTCACTTCAATCGCTTCATTTACAAGTTCAAGATATGTTCCCTCATCCAGATGCGTTCGCAGCTGTCTCATCACAGGAAAGGCCGCTCTGAATTCATCTGCTTCGGTCAATTCAATAACGCTGATTTCACTCACTTCACTTCCCCCCTTTTGATCACGCAGAGCCTTGATTAGTGATCTGCTCCTGAAACTATTCTATCATTTCTCACAAAAAAACAGAGCCCTGACTCAATAAAGAAAACGCCCCGGAATTGGCGTCAATTGTCCGGGACGTTTCTGTCTTGTCTTGGTTATGCTTTTTTCCAAGTAGCGTCAATCGGAATCCCTGCTGCTACGAAAGTGGTAAACACGGGACAACGTTCGTCCGTTATTTTCTTCAATTCCTCAATGCGCTCCTCGGATTCTGACGTTTGCACCGTCGCTTCAATCCCGACTTGCTGGAAATAAGACTGGACGTCTTTATCACCCATCAGGCCACGGGGATCGAGTTCGCCAGTTACGCGAAAGTCGATCCCCTGCAAATCAAAACCGATTTCCTTAGCAACCATATTGGCAATGACGTTTTCACAGCCTGCAAGAGATGCCAGCATATTCGCCAGTGGATCCGGCCCGGTGTCTTCACCACCCATATTTTCCGGTTCATCGATGATGACCGTGTGTTGTTTTGTCGTAAGTGTTGATTTCATCCCTTTTGCTGATCCGGTTACTTCAAATTCCATTTTCTGTGCCACAAAACATTCCTCCTTATTGATGTTGTTCACGTTCTTCCGACGATTCACACGTCTTTTTTTATGACGGATTCTCACCCGAAGGACATTCCGTTTCTGTGGAGAACACCTGCATGATCTCTTCGTATTCCGTCAACACAAAATTCCCCATCACCACAGCAGGGGCTCTCACTTCTCCTGCATAAGCTTTGATTTCCTGGACGAATTTCTGATCACTGAAGAGATCGGCTTCGACATATGATATCTTGCACTTGTCAAAATGTTTTCGGACAGAAGCACATTTTGAACAGCCCGGGATCGTATACAGGGTTATCCTTTCCATGAGAGGCCTCCTTTTGTTTTGTTCTGGCTGTTTGAGTTGATAGGTTCATTCTAAAGGACGCACATCATTATTTCTGTAATCTGTCATACATGCCTGCTGATCATGCTATAGTAAACTTAGATCGAAACCAAACATGGAGGTGGGCATCGTGGATAAATTAATGCTGCTCTCAGAGATCAATCTCTTCAATGAACTTCCGATGGATGAATTGAAACTGATTGATGAGTTGAGTGAAATGCGTCCTGTCAAAAAAGGCACTGTCATCCTGTCTCCGGATCAGCCCATTGAAGCGCTTTTTCTGTTAAAAAGAGGTCAGGTCCGTTTATATCATATGAATGCACAAGGCAAACAGTTAACGATGGACATCCTCGTCGACGGAAATATCTTTGGCGAGACGTCTTCATTATCATTAACAGATAATGAAATCTACGCGGAAGCGATGACGGATACGTATCTCTGTATTATTGGAAAATCTGAATTCGAAGGTCTCATCGAGCAAAATCCCAAGATCGCTGTGAAATTTATCAATATTCTGTCTGGCAGATTGAAAGAGGTTTACAGCTTATCTGAAAAAATCGCCTACAGTGATGTGAAATACCGTTTATTATACCTGCTCCTGAAACTCAGTGAACGAACAGGTACCCGAAAAGGAGAATGGCAATCCATCAACATGAAACTTACCCACCAGGACATGGCCAATATGATCGGTGCCACCCGGGAAACCACATCCGCCATCCTGAGCCAGCTGAAACAGGATGGTTTAATCAAAAAACAGCTGCGCATGCACATTCAGGCAGATGAAGTCAAAGAAATGCTCGAACTTTCCTGATGACGCTTATTAAAAACTGAATATTCAGTTTTTTGTACCCGGCATTACATCTTTTCATCATGGATCATCGTATGCTTGATGTATCCTAATCGAAAGGCGTGATGCAAAATGAAAAACAATCTGATTTATGGTGTCATTGCAGGACTTACGGGCGGACTTATTTTTGGTATTCTGATGCAGATGATGGGCATGATTGAAATGATCGCCATGATGGCAGGAAGCAGCAGTCTTTTCGTCGGTTGGCTCATTCACATGATCATCAGCATCGTCTTCGGGGTTTCCTTCACGGTTTTGGCTCCTAAATTCAATAACCTGCCGCTGTTTACGATTCTCTTCGGAGTTGTGATTTGGGTGATCGGTCCGCTGGTCATCATGCCGATGATGCTCGGAATGGGTACGATGCTGATGAACGCATTTGCGATGGATCAGCTGATGAGTTTAGGCACTCACCTGTTCTTCGCCGTCATAGTCGCTGTCGTCTATAAGCTGCTCACCTCTAAAGCCGGGTTCACCAACACAATCCCCGCAACGAAGTAAGTGGAAGATCGGGATCTTAAAAAATAGGTTCTAAGTCAATTGTTTGGGTAGTGGCATTTTGCCGCTGCCCCTTTATCCTACTTGAAAATGTTCATTTTTGAATTGATGATGCAGTAATACCCGGAATCGGAAACGATCGTATCGTCTGAATCCGAATGCATTTCGTTTGATCACTTTCGTCTGATTGTTTAACCCTTCGATCGGACCGTTTGTATAACCATAGGCAAAGCTGTTCAGGATGGCCACTTCCCAATTTCGGAATGTTTTCGGGACGTCTTGAAACTCTTGCATCTCCGATGCCTCCACGCATTGATAGAACAGATGAAGTTCTTCTTTTACGCTTCGCACATCATGTTGCCCAGCCTGTTTCGCCGTTT
This Salisediminibacterium beveridgei DNA region includes the following protein-coding sequences:
- a CDS encoding FAD-dependent oxidoreductase; the protein is MKIAVIGSTHAGTAAVRNMAHLYPEAEIHVYERNDNVSFLSCGLALYVGGVVKDAQELFYSSPEELTAMGIHVHMEHDVSSIDTDNQTIDVVDLNSGQKRTDAYDRLVMATGSAPVVPPIPGVHLENVLLAKNYNQANRIIEQSKKADRITVVGGGYIGVELVEAFQEAGKKVTLIDGENRILNKYLDKEFTDVVEEDFEAKGIDLRLGESVTRFEGDGTIQAVHTQNGRVETDLVILCVGFRPNTDLLAGQVDMLSNGAITVNDYMQTSHPNIFAAGDCCAVRYNPTGEYTYIPLATNAVRMGTLVARNIMAPQSRHIGTQGTSGLHIFGLNMASTGLTETTANMLGANVKSVTIHENHRPEFMPTSENVHLKVTFDPDSRRILGAQVLSKADVTQSINTFSLAVQTGMTIDDLAFVDFFFQPHFNQPWNFMNKAGLAAFESREHATV
- a CDS encoding GNAT family N-acetyltransferase — encoded protein: MSEISVIELTEADEFRAAFPVMRQLRTHLDEGTYLELVNEAIEVNGYRMFGLIVDDYLLAVTGFIPMTNLYDGRSIWICDLVTDQQERSKGYGEILLQFVQEWASDNGYEKIALSSGLQRTQSHRFYVEHMDYERASFVFKKDL
- a CDS encoding OsmC family protein encodes the protein MAQKMEFEVTGSAKGMKSTLTTKQHTVIIDEPENMGGEDTGPDPLANMLASLAGCENVIANMVAKEIGFDLQGIDFRVTGELDPRGLMGDKDVQSYFQQVGIEATVQTSESEERIEELKKITDERCPVFTTFVAAGIPIDATWKKA
- a CDS encoding glutaredoxin family protein, with the protein product MERITLYTIPGCSKCASVRKHFDKCKISYVEADLFSDQKFVQEIKAYAGEVRAPAVVMGNFVLTEYEEIMQVFSTETECPSGENPS
- a CDS encoding Crp/Fnr family transcriptional regulator, with the protein product MDKLMLLSEINLFNELPMDELKLIDELSEMRPVKKGTVILSPDQPIEALFLLKRGQVRLYHMNAQGKQLTMDILVDGNIFGETSSLSLTDNEIYAEAMTDTYLCIIGKSEFEGLIEQNPKIAVKFINILSGRLKEVYSLSEKIAYSDVKYRLLYLLLKLSERTGTRKGEWQSINMKLTHQDMANMIGATRETTSAILSQLKQDGLIKKQLRMHIQADEVKEMLELS